One stretch of Streptomyces sp. MMBL 11-1 DNA includes these proteins:
- a CDS encoding NADH-quinone oxidoreductase subunit D, which produces MTETTIGIGGAAESTDMVLNIGPQHPSTHGVLRLRIVLDGERVRHAEPVIGYMHRGAEKLFEARDYRQIVMLANRHDWLSAFSNELGVVMAVERMLGMEVPERAVWARTLLAELNRVLNHLMFLGSYPLELGGITPVFHAFREREELQAVMEEVSGGRMHYMFNRVGGLKEDVPAGWAGRVRDAVASVRSRMDVYENLVLGNEIFRGRTRDVGVLSAGAVHAYGVSGPIARASGVDFDLRRDEPYLAYGELQDTLKVVTRTEGDCLARFECLLEQTLNSLDLADACLDRMAHLAPGPINQRLPKVLKAPEGHTYAWTENPLGVNGYYLVSKGEKTPYRLKLRSASFNNIQALTELLPGTLVADMVAILGSLFFVVGDIDK; this is translated from the coding sequence ATGACGGAGACGACGATCGGCATCGGCGGAGCGGCGGAGAGCACCGACATGGTGCTGAACATCGGTCCCCAGCATCCCTCGACGCACGGGGTCCTCCGGCTGCGGATCGTGCTGGACGGCGAGCGTGTGCGGCACGCGGAGCCGGTCATCGGCTATATGCACCGGGGCGCGGAGAAGCTCTTCGAGGCGCGTGACTACCGGCAGATCGTCATGCTCGCCAACCGTCACGACTGGCTGTCGGCGTTCTCGAACGAGCTGGGCGTGGTGATGGCCGTCGAGCGGATGCTCGGCATGGAGGTCCCCGAGCGCGCGGTGTGGGCGCGGACGCTGCTCGCCGAGCTGAACCGGGTCCTCAACCACCTGATGTTCCTCGGCTCCTACCCCCTCGAACTCGGCGGCATCACCCCGGTCTTCCACGCCTTCCGGGAGCGCGAGGAGCTCCAGGCGGTGATGGAGGAGGTCTCCGGCGGGCGGATGCACTACATGTTCAACCGGGTCGGCGGGCTCAAGGAGGACGTCCCGGCGGGCTGGGCCGGCCGGGTCCGCGACGCCGTCGCCTCCGTCCGCTCCCGCATGGACGTGTACGAGAACCTCGTCCTCGGCAACGAGATCTTCCGGGGCCGTACGCGCGACGTGGGCGTGCTGTCCGCCGGGGCGGTGCACGCGTACGGGGTGTCGGGGCCGATCGCCCGAGCCTCGGGCGTCGACTTCGACCTGCGGCGCGACGAACCGTATCTCGCGTACGGGGAGCTTCAGGACACCCTGAAGGTCGTCACCCGGACCGAGGGCGACTGCCTGGCCCGCTTCGAGTGCCTGCTGGAGCAGACCCTCAACTCCCTGGACCTGGCGGACGCCTGCCTGGACCGGATGGCCCACCTGGCGCCGGGGCCGATCAACCAGCGGCTGCCCAAGGTGCTCAAGGCGCCGGAGGGCCACACCTACGCCTGGACGGAGAACCCGCTCGGCGTCAACGGCTACTACCTGGTGTCCAAGGGTGAGAAGACGCCCTACCGGCTGAAGCTGCGCTCCGCCTCGTTCAACAACATCCAGGCGCTCACCGAGCTGCTGCCGGGCACCCTGGTCGCCGACATGGTGGCGATCCTGGGCTCGCTGTTCTTCGTCGTCGGCGACATCGACAAGTAG
- a CDS encoding ABC transporter substrate-binding protein — MSRTSRIAGAVVGMVALAGSLAACGGDSLEKEKGGSGSSAGGGEKGSLVVGSASFTESKVLAELYAQILGDAGYSTSVTTVKNRELYEPSLEKGEIDVVPEYAATIAEFLNAKVNGAKKAQAEPVASGDAAATVAALEKLAEPLGLKVLPAGKAVDQNAFAVSKEFAEKNNLTTLSDLGKSKIKVKIAAGDECEVRPFCAPGLKETYGIDVTGIDPKGVGTPQSKQAVRDGKVQLVLTTTTDAVLDGLVFLEDDKKLQNADNVLPVLNAEDAGAPEIADALGKLTSTLTTEDLAELNRKVDAERAKPADVAKAYLESKDLIEK; from the coding sequence ATGAGCAGGACATCGCGGATAGCCGGAGCGGTCGTCGGCATGGTGGCGCTGGCCGGGTCGCTCGCGGCCTGCGGCGGCGACAGCCTGGAGAAGGAGAAGGGCGGCTCGGGCTCCTCGGCCGGCGGCGGCGAGAAGGGCTCCCTGGTCGTCGGCTCGGCCTCGTTCACCGAGTCCAAGGTGCTCGCCGAGCTGTACGCGCAGATCCTGGGCGACGCCGGATACAGCACCTCGGTCACCACGGTGAAGAACCGTGAGCTGTACGAGCCGTCGCTGGAGAAGGGCGAGATCGACGTCGTACCGGAGTACGCCGCCACCATCGCCGAATTCCTCAACGCCAAGGTCAACGGGGCCAAGAAGGCCCAGGCAGAGCCCGTGGCCTCCGGTGACGCCGCCGCCACGGTGGCCGCGCTGGAAAAGCTCGCCGAGCCGCTGGGGCTCAAGGTCCTTCCGGCGGGGAAGGCCGTCGACCAGAACGCCTTCGCGGTCTCCAAGGAATTCGCCGAGAAGAACAACCTCACGACACTTTCCGATCTGGGGAAGTCGAAGATCAAGGTCAAGATCGCGGCGGGCGACGAGTGCGAGGTGCGGCCGTTCTGCGCACCCGGTCTGAAGGAGACGTACGGCATCGACGTCACCGGTATCGACCCCAAGGGCGTCGGCACTCCGCAGTCCAAGCAGGCCGTTCGCGACGGCAAGGTCCAGCTGGTCCTGACGACCACCACCGACGCGGTGCTGGACGGACTGGTGTTCCTGGAGGACGACAAGAAGCTCCAGAACGCGGACAACGTCCTTCCCGTTCTGAATGCCGAGGACGCGGGTGCGCCGGAGATCGCCGACGCCCTCGGCAAGCTCACTTCCACGCTCACCACGGAAGATCTCGCGGAGCTGAACCGGAAGGTCGACGCCGAGCGCGCCAAGCCGGCCGATGTGGCCAAGGCGTATCTGGAGTCGAAGGACCTGATCGAGAAGTAG
- a CDS encoding ABC transporter permease: MGVIGDAWTWLTTGANWSGDGGAAHRLGEHLYVSGVALAVACAIALPLALYLGHIGRGGALAVNISNVGRAVPVFAVLALFMVTPLRNSGYWPTIIALVLFAVPPLLTNAYVGMREVDRAVVEAARGMGMSGGQLFVRVELPLAYPMIMTGLRSAAVQVVATASIAAMVGLGGLGRIITAGFNTYDTAQVFAGAVLVAGLALLVEGALVGLDRLLSPLRRRRPA, translated from the coding sequence GTGGGAGTCATCGGCGATGCCTGGACCTGGCTGACCACAGGGGCCAACTGGTCGGGCGACGGCGGGGCCGCGCACCGGCTCGGCGAGCATCTGTACGTGAGCGGGGTCGCCCTCGCGGTGGCCTGCGCGATAGCCCTGCCGCTGGCCCTGTATCTGGGGCACATCGGCAGGGGCGGTGCGCTCGCGGTGAACATCTCCAACGTGGGGCGGGCCGTCCCGGTCTTCGCGGTGCTGGCCCTGTTCATGGTCACGCCCCTGCGCAACTCGGGTTACTGGCCCACCATCATCGCGTTGGTGCTGTTCGCGGTGCCGCCGTTGCTGACCAACGCCTACGTCGGGATGCGGGAGGTGGACCGGGCCGTGGTGGAGGCCGCGCGCGGCATGGGGATGTCGGGCGGGCAGCTCTTCGTCCGGGTCGAGCTGCCGCTCGCCTATCCGATGATCATGACCGGGCTGCGGTCCGCCGCCGTCCAGGTCGTGGCCACCGCGTCGATCGCCGCGATGGTCGGCCTCGGCGGTCTCGGCCGGATCATCACCGCCGGCTTCAACACCTACGACACCGCCCAGGTCTTCGCGGGCGCCGTCCTGGTCGCCGGCCTCGCCCTGCTGGTGGAAGGGGCGCTGGTGGGCCTGGACCGGCTGCTGTCGCCGCTGCGCCGTCGCCGCCCCGCGTGA